The DNA sequence TCAAGATCGGCATTCCCCCCTGTAAGGATAATGCCCGTACGTGTACCGGCAAACAGGTCTCTGTTGTTCAGCACAGCGGCCAGGGGCACCGCCGATGACGGTTCAATGATTATCTTCATCCGCTCCCATACCAATCGCATGGCATCGACGATCCCCTGTTCGGATACACATATGATATCGTCAACATACTCACGCACTATGCGGAAGGTAAGGGGCCCAAGCGATGTCAGAAGTCCGTCTGCCACAGTTGCCGGCGGCAGGGCCGGCTGCAGTACGCCTGTCCGGAACGACCGGTATGCATCATCTGCCTTCTCCGGTTCGGCAGCCAGTACCCTTGTCCGGCTGCTCATACTCTTTGCGGTTATTGCCGTACCGCTTAGCAGTCCGCCTCCTCCAACAGGAACAATTATTATATCTGGCGGGCCGGTCTCTTCGATCAGCTCCTTTGCCGCAGTTGCCTGTCCGCTTATAACCTCAAAGTTGTTGTAGGGATGGATAAATGTGGCCCCGGATGAGCTGACGACCTTTTCAAGTGTGCTCTCCCTTGCCTCAAGCGTGGGTTCGCACCAGGTTATCTCGGCCCCGTAGCCGGAAACGGCCTTTTTCTTTATATCCGGGGCCGAAACGGGCATGACAATGTGGGCATTTATCCCCCTGTTGGATGCAGCAAGTGCAAGTGCGGCGGCATGGTTGCCTGACGAATGGGTGGCAACCCCTTTTCCGGCTGAAGCGGGATCAAGCGAAAAAACAGCATTGGTTGCACCCCTGAACTTGAAGGCGCCAACCTTCTGAA is a window from the Marinilabiliales bacterium genome containing:
- a CDS encoding pyridoxal-phosphate dependent enzyme, with amino-acid sequence MEIPRWQDVLDAHERIAGWVHRTPVLTSRAIDRIAGCELLFKCENFQKVGAFKFRGATNAVFSLDPASAGKGVATHSSGNHAAALALAASNRGINAHIVMPVSAPDIKKKAVSGYGAEITWCEPTLEARESTLEKVVSSSGATFIHPYNNFEVISGQATAAKELIEETGPPDIIIVPVGGGGLLSGTAITAKSMSSRTRVLAAEPEKADDAYRSFRTGVLQPALPPATVADGLLTSLGPLTFRIVREYVDDIICVSEQGIVDAMRLVWERMKIIIEPSSAVPLAAVLNNRDLFAGTRTGIILTGGNADL